In Fibrobacter sp. UWB10, the genomic window ATGGATAGCGCAGTAGGCATTATTCTAGATTCCTTGGCAAACGACCCTCGCTTTGAAAACACGCTTATCATACTGACCGGAGACCACTCCGCACCGAACGGGCGCCAACAGCAAGATGCAGAACGAATCGGAATGGCAAGCGAAGGCTTCACCTGGATTTCGCTTATGTTCAAGGGGCCAGGCATTACTCCTTCGACTATTCCCAACGTAACATCGCAACAAAACATTGCTAGTTCTGTCATTGGATATTTAGGGTTAGACGTATCGAACCATTTTATGGGAGTCGACCTAATTAACAACCCGCTTCACGATACAAGTATTCAACCGATTTATTCATTCCGTTACGGAACAATGGCCATGAGGCAAGACTCTACAGCCTATTACGTTTTACCTGTTGACGGAACCGGAAACGCGATTGCTCAAACGGTCTACCTAAACCCGACCTGGTACACCGACAATACCGTGAACAGCTTTGTCACAGGAGAACCTGTCACAATTGCGCAAGACTCTTTGGAAACAATTACAAGAAAAATGCGAACAGCGGCAAAAGCATGGGAATACATTGTTTATAAGAACAGGATTATGCCGCCGAACAAGCAATAACGAGAGAAATTATGAACCTAATCAACAAATTTTCGAGTTGGTACATTCCTCTTATCTGCAAGCACCAATACAAGGCTCTTGCATTTTACCTAATCTTGGCACTCTTATGCGCCATCCCCATTCTCTTTAAGCCTGGTCTCAAACTGGATGCCGACCTATCGCACTTGCTGCCCGAAGGCACCCCCAGCGTTAAGGCCCTTGAAGAGTCTTACCAGCGATTCGGTTCTACTGACCAGTTCATGATCGCCATCCAAAGTGACGACGTTTATCTGGTCGCCGCCTTGCAGGATTCCATACGCGAATACATCCACAAGAACTGGCAAGGTGATTTCGTTTCGACCCAGGTCGACAACGAAAACCAATTCTTCATGGATAACGCCCTGCTTTATTTGCCCATAAAGCACCTTGAAAGAATCCGCGACAACCTGGAAGACCTGCAACTCGAAATCGGCCGCAAAAATGGTCCCCTGGTCGTTGACCTTCTAGAAGCATCGTCTGCAGACTCCGCATCGACTGAGAAAAAAGAACGCGTTTGGTTCAGCGCCGACATTCCTCAGGAACTTGGTCTCCCCGATGAAGCCGCAGGCGCATTCGATTCCTTCTTCAAGAAGAAAAACGAGAATGCCTCTATTGATGGCAAAGAATGGCACAAGAAAAAGCCCGTACCCGTTGCCCTGAGAAACCGCTTTATCGGTTGTCCGCCTCCCGACAGCACCGGAAAAATCTTGTTCAACGGCGTTGTAAACGCCAAGCTTATCAAGCCCTCGACCGACTACGAATTTGTAACTCACATTCTTGCCCGTACAGACACCCTGCTCGCCTACTTCAGCAACAAGACTTATCCGGTTCCTACCCGCTTTTCTGTAGAAGGCACTTACGAAGGACTTAAAGAAGTCGACGAAGTCGCAAACGATTCCATCTTCTCTTTTGCTATTAGCCTTGTTCTGATTATCATCCTCACCATCTTCTTCTTCAGAAGTGTGAAGGGCCCAATCTTGGTGACCGCCTCGGTGCTTTACGCTTGCCTTCCGACTCTTGCATTTACAGCCCTGTTCTATGGCAAGCTGAATCCCTTTACCGTATTTGTTGCCTCCATTATCTTGGGTATCGGCATTGACTACGCTATCCATATTTTGGGAACGTCGCAAAAGTTAATGCGCACGTACGCCACCCTCGAAGAAGTCCTGGAAGCTGCTCAACGCAAAATGCTCAAGCCATTTGTGCTTGCAAGCTTTACCACGATTGCAGCTTTCCTTACACTTTTGGCGGCCCACTTCCGCGGCTTCTATGAATTTGGCGTGGTAGCCTCGATGGGCGTGCTGTTCAGCATGCTCACCTCGGTCCTTGTACTTCCGGTATTCATCAAGTGCATGGGCGGTATCCCGAAGGCTCCCGATAACTCGCTGCTGCCAAAGTCTTGGGACGAAGCGAAAATCCTGCGTTTCTTCAAGTATGCAGCCTTTGCGGGTTTCGCCCTCGGAATCGTTTCGCTCTGGTTCGCTCAAGACGTAGACTTTGAACATAACCTGCGTAACTTGCGCCGCGTTTCAACAGAAAAAACTCAAGTAAAGAAAGGTATCCGCACAGGCGTTACAAGAATCAACAACCGTTCTTCTTCTACACCTGCCGCAGTCATGGGTAGCTCCTCGAAGCAGCTCGACCTTCTTTACGACACATTGATGGTGCGCCTGCATGTAGAACACGATTCTACCCTTCGCAGTTTCCTCACCCTCAAGACTTTCGTTCCGCCTCAGGATTCACAAGAAAAGCGACTCGAAGTCATCGAAGAAATCCGCGACCTTGTAGACGCACGCGTGTTTGACCGAGCCGAAGGCGATGATTCTGCAAACGTTGCAAATCTGCGCAAGCTCGCCAGCATCGAAAAAACATTTACTGCCGAAGACATTCCTGGTTGGGCTTTGGACCTGCTTCGTGAAAAAGACGGTAGCTATGGAAAGATTGGCTTTATTTACGGCGATTTCCCGAGCTGGGACGCCAAGGCTCTACACCGTTTCCAGGAGCGTTACAGCCACTGGAACTTTGACGGCGAAGACCTTCGCACCTTCTCTTCGCAATTCATTCTTTCCGACGTTATTGACTTGGTCAAGAAGGATAGCTTTAGACTTGCGCTCGTCATTATCCTCGTCATTTTCGGCACCCTCATCATTTCCTTCCGCAAGCCCAAACTATTCTTGGCGGGCTGTGTCTCGTTTGGTATGGGTATTGTCTTGACGCTTGGACTTCTCGGGTTCTTGACAGACTTCTTTGAATTCGGAAAGATTAGCATTTACAATGTGATTGTGATACCCATGACACTCGGTATTGGCATTGACGCCACAATCCACATGATTACCTCTTGGATGTCCGACAAGAACTTGACGCTCCGTCAGTTAATGGACACTACCGGCCGTAACGTGATGGCCAGTTCCACTACCACCATCGCAGGCTTTGTCGGGTTCTTGTTCACCACTCACCGTGGTCTCAAGGGCATTGGCGACCTTGCATGCCTCGGTATAGCTATGTTCCTTATCACAAGTATCATCTTCAGCATGTACTTGTGCGGAAGCTGGCTTAAAAAGAATAAAGGTTAAACCTTCAGAATAAAATTCACCGTTTCTTCGAGATCGGCGATCTGACGGGTATGCACTTCGACATAGCGCTTGGGCGCACGGGCCGCATACTCGTCATAAATTTTAGAATCAAGCAATTGCACTAGGCGGTTCTTGATTTCGCTTACAGAATACGGGTCAAAGTACAGCACCGCGTCACCGCAGACTTCAGGAATCGAAGTCGTACCGCTTGCGGCCACAGGCACGCCGTAGCGCATGGACTGCACCGGCGGATAGCCAAAGCCTTCGTTCAAGCTCGGGAATACAAAGGCGTAGGCATTCTTATGCAGGAATTCCAGTTCCTTGTTTTCGACATAGCTGAGTAATACAAAACGGTCTTTATGCTTGAGATGGCGCAAGTAAGCTTTGGGGTTTGCGGCCCCGGTAATCACCATCTTAAAATCAAACGGCTTGCCCTGCGACTGATACATACCGACTAGTTCATCGAAAGCCATCGCAGCACGCAGGTTATTCTTTTCCCAGCGGGCGCCGCTCGTGAGTAAGAAATACTTTTTCGCAGCGACTCCCGGCGGCAAGAATCCTTCGGGTTCGTATGCCGTCATAGGGCTGTAGAAAACCGGAATTTCCAAATCCAGAAGTTCCGGGAAGAACGACTTGATGGAAGCACGGCTATGTTCGCTCACCGTAATAGTGCGGGCCTTGCCTTCGGCCATGCGCTTGGCCAAATCCTGGTACTTGGGTTTGTAGTAATGCTTTTTCCAGCTTTCGCGGTAACGGACCAACGCTTCGAACTTCTGTCCGAGTTTTTTGGCGAAACCGACACCGGCCCAGCTGTACTGCATTTCGAGAGCGCGCACACCATGCCAAGTGAACACGAAATCCTTGACGTTAATGTCCCACTTTTTTTCGAGCGAGTAAAGCGGGGTATAAAAGGTATCAATCTGGTTTTCGTCGATAATCTGCTGCGGCAATTTTTCGTTGATATCGAACAGCGGAATGTTCTGCGTTTTGCAGGCATCGAGAATCATAGGATCCAAGTACTTTTTGCCGTCGTAGGCGCAGCTGAATTGCACACCGCGCTTGACCAGCGCCCAGAAAATCACTTCGCCGTAGGAACCACCGCCGTGGAACTTGGCACTATGAATCGGCTGTACTGCGACCAGATTGAAAAGCAGATTCATGCTACCTCCCCAAGATTTTTCCGAAAACTCTCAAGGGAAGTACTAGAATCGGCATGTGCTTGTAGATCCAGGCGAGCGACTTGGCGAAGGCGTAGCTGCGGATAATGTAGGCGCCACCGGCACCCACCTTGCGAGTCTGGAATTCAAATTCTTCCTTGGCGTGGGCAATCACGTCGTCATAATATTCGTTGATGGAAATGCTCTTGTCAGCGTCGACCTTCACCGGAATATTTTTCAGGTTGGTGTAGAAGTCCTTGCGCAAAATTTTCGGCAAGAACAAGTCCATGCTGGCGGGCACCTTGTGACCACGGGTATCGATGATTCGCGAGCCAAAGAAGTGCAGCACCTTCGCCGTCGGGAGGAACCTGTTGCCGTAAGCCAGCTGGCAGTTCCAGCCACCGGGCATTTTCTGCGTCACATAGCCAAACTTGAAGTTCGTTTCGGCGAGGCTTGCCATGTCGTACGGGAAATTCTTGGACACGCAATAGAGCCAGAGTTCGTGCCAAGTTTCAAAGAACTTGTGGGCTTCGGGAGTGTCTGCAGCAAACATCACGCCCCCGTTAAAGATTTCGTCGTTCAGAATCGGCGAGAAGCCCATCATTTTCGCGTTGTTCAAAACCTTCTTGCGGTTGATGGCCTTCGAAAGATTGGTGTGGAAATCGAGCACCGCATAAATGCCGCCCTTCCATTCTTCGGGAATCGAGAGATCGCCTACAATAGCAATGTCGGAATCCATGTACAGAAAATCGCCGTCGACGACATTGCGCATGACCGTCTTGAGGTAACGGGAGCGGAGCATGGGCGTGAACTTTTCGTCGAGGGTGAGCACCTTGAGTTCATCGACCGCATCTTTAAGGACCGCACGTGGGCCGGTCAGAGTCGCCGCCGTCTTGTCGTCGGTCAGGAGCGTTACGAAAGCGCCCGGGTTATGGACGCGGAGAGACGCAATCGCCACCAGCGTCTGTTCACAGAAAAAATCCTTCGGGGAACTAGTCAGAACAAAAAGGTACTTTGTCATGGGTCAAATATACCTTTATTAAACGAAAAACTCCGAGTCCCTCATCGGAAATCGGATAAATTGCAAAATCTTGCGGTTAATTAGCCTGCCTTAGCGGCTTCGAGCTTGCTGATTTCGCCAGCCTGCTTGTCGCAGAGGTTTTTCAGGTTGCCGATTTCGGCATCTTTCTTGGCGACCTGGTCCTTGAGGTCTTCGCACTGGGCGGCATAAGTCTGTTCGGACTCGATGCGGGAGCTCAGTTCACTCTTGAGGCTATCGATAGAACTGCGAAGCGTTTCTGCAGCGTTTTCGGCATCCTTAAGGGCGGAGCTGTCGCAATCGCAAGAATCATCTTCATCGTCGCAAAGGGCCTTAATTTTCTTGGAAGCGGCAATGGCGGCCGCGGCACCTACAGCAAGACCCACAATAAAACTTGATGCTTTCATATTTGCTCCTTGGAAAACTTTTCCTATAATATCCATTCTGAAAATAGAAAAATCAAGTAAAAAAAGGAACTTTTTCACGCAAAAGACCCTCTGGATTGCTCCAGAGGGTCTTTGCAGCGGGAAGAGCGAGATTCGAACTCGCGATAGGATTAAGTCCTATACGTCCTTAGCAGGGACGCGCCTTCGGCCAGCTCGGCCATCTTCCCATCTTGGGGACACAAATTTTAGATAAAATTCAGTAAAATTTCAAGGGTATCGACCCAAAAATGGCAAATTTAGCCCCATAATGGCACTTTTTTTTACATTACATGGAGCGAAAAACCAAATTTTCTAAATTTTATATATGCGTCACTTCTCCAAATTGTTCAAAATCGTGGCCGCTTTCGCTTTAGTCGGCCTCATTTGCTGCATTCCCGCCTACATCGTAGTATTCAAGATACTCCCGACCCAGGATCCGGACAACCAGTTCAACCGTTCCACCATCCTGCAGGTGCTTTCAGGCGAAACTCGAGTCTATTATAATGATGGCGAAGAACTTTTGGGCGCCTTCTTTGACGCAAACCACCGCGTGTACGTACCTTACGGTGATATTCCGGCCAATATCGTGAACGCCTTGATCGCCGCCGAAGACGCCGGCTACTGGACGCACTCCGGATTCAGCATTTACGGCTTTACCCGCGCCATGATTTCAAACATCAAGAGCGGGCACATGCGCCAAGGCGGTTCTACGCTGACCCAGCAGACCGTCAAGAACATTTTTGGCCGTGAAGAACGAAGCATCAAGGAAAAGGGCAAGGAGCTCATTAATGCGCTCCGCATGGAAAAGCACTTTAGCAAAGAAGACATCCTGGAATTCTACCTGAACCAGTTCCACGTTTCGGGTACCGGAAAGGGCGTAGCTATTGCCGCCCAGTACTTCTTTAACAAGGAACTCAAGGACCTGACACTTGCCGAATGCGCCTTTATTGCAGGTTCGGTGAAGGGCCCGTTCAACTACGACCCGTTTATCCAGCGCAACGCCGAACGCCGCGAAAAAGCCTTGGCCCGCGGCAAGGAACGCTTGGAATACGTACTCGGCCGCATGGTCGAAGAGAATTACATTTCTGAAGAAGAAATGAACGAAGCACTCGCTAAGCCGCTGGAATTCAACCACGGCAACTTCCGCTTTAGCGTGAGCACCATGCTCGACCGCATTGAAGAAAAGCTGGACGGCGAATTCTTCCAGAAAAAATTTGAAGCCGAAGGCATCGAAGACTGGCGCAAGGCTCAGCTTTCGATTACTACCACAGTAGATGCCCGCAGCCAGGACGCAGCAAAGACTGCTTTGCAGGCAAACATCAGCGGACTCCAGATGCAGCTCGGTGGCTTTGTGCTCCCGAAGGCCCAGTTTGCAAACCGCGCACAGACGGCACGTAAGGGCGACTACCTGTACGGCACTGTCGACAGCATCATGGTCGATGACCAGGGCGGTCTCAAGGCATTAACGCTCAACTTCGGACAGCTCAAGGGTTTGGTTTCGGAAGCAGCCGTGAAGGACTTTGCGAAAAAGGCCGGCGGCGATGTGAACAAGATTTTGGCACCGCAGCTCAAGAAGGGCGCCATTCTTTTGGTGAGCGTGATGGATGACAAGATTGTCGACGGATTCGCTCCTTGCCAGATTGAAACCGAACCCGTGTTGCAGGGCGCTCTTTTCGCCATTCAGAATGGTAACGTCGTCGCAAGCCAGGGCGGTTTCCACAATACCGGATTCGACCGTAGCTTTAAGGCCGTGCGTCAGCTGGGTTCTAGTTGGAAGCCGATTCTTTACGCGCTCGCCCTCAAGTACCACTGGAATTATCTGGACATGCTGGAAAACGACTTCAACGTTTTCCAGTTCACGAACCAGTTCTACTTCCCGCGCCCGGACCACAAGAACAAGGGTGATGTCGTAAGCATCGCTTGGTCTGCCACGCGTTCTGAAAACATCGCCAGCATTTGGCTCTTGGAACACTTGCTCGATAAACTTTCGCTTGAAGAATTCTACGACATCGCCGCCGTGAATGACATGGCCCGCCACGAAGACGAAGACACCAAGAAGTTCTTTGAACGCTTGCGCGACAAGTACGGCCTGATTCTGAAAGAAGACACCAAGCGCGAAATCGAATTCACCAAAGCCCGCGACGCTCTTGCCGAACGCTACAGGCTCGAAGGCAAAGACGACAAGGCCCGCGATGTGCTGAACCTGCGCTACGGAACCTTCAACGATGTCGCCGTAAAGCAGTCCAAGAAAGACGCCAAGACTCTTAGCTTTATCAAGCACAACTACAAGCGCTATTCTGAAATCTTGCGCGAACGCCAGGCACAAGAACTTGACCCGACGATTGAGCTCCCGCCGCTGGATTCCGTAGTGTTGCTCAACCACTTTACGCTCGCCGACATGAAGCGCCTTTCGACCATGATCGAACCTGTGGATAGCGAAGTGGATTACTTGGATGCAGAACACCTGCGTTACTGGCCCGATTACAGACGTTCGCTCGCCTTTGCCGAATACGCACGCTTCGCCAAAGAAATCGGTATTCACCAGAAGTTGCAGAAAGTGTTCAGTATGCCGCTCGGCGTGAACGACATTACGCTGGCTGAAATTTCGACTGCTTACCAGACGCTCTTAACCGGTAAGGTATTCAAGTGCTTGGATGGTGACTGGACCGATCCGTGCTTCATTAAGGAAATCAAGAACCGCGACGGCAAGGTGATCTTTAGAAACAAGAGCGAAAGCAAGGTAGTGCTCGGTGATTCGATTACCTCGCAGATTGCAGTGATGTTGCATTCCGTGTTCACGAACGGTACCGCTCGTAGCCAGTACACACACATTACGGTGACCTCGCCGGATAAAGCCATTACGCTGCGCTACCCCGCCCTCGGTAAGACCGGTACTACGAATGATTACCGCAACGTGGCCTTCCTTGGCGCACTCCCGACTTACGTGAATGAAAAGAATGGCATTGCCACCGACTCCGTGATTGCTATCGGTAGCTATGTGGGCTTTGACGATAACAAGCCGCTGAAATCTGGACGCACGCGTATTGCAGGCGCCAGCGGTGGTTTGCCGCAATGGGCTGACTTTGCCAAGAAAGAAATCAACATTTTGGGTCTGCCCGAAAAGATTGACTTCCTCGACATTTCGATGCTTGCCGCCGGCGAAGTTCCGCTGGTACTCCCGAACGAACGCGGCCAGCTGACCGTTGACCCGATGACCGGTAGCATTATCGCAGGCGGTAGCGCCGAACAAGGTCGCCCGCTCCCGTGGATCGAAGTTCCGGGATTCACGCCGCCGCAGGTTCACGCCGCGGCCGCAGAAACCGCCGCTGCTCACGGCATCATGATCAGTTTGCCCATGCCGACAGCAGCTCCCGCAGCATCAACCGATTCTACAAATGTAGCCGAAGCTACCCCGAGCGCACCTGCCGAAGGAGCAACCGCGGAAGGCGCTACTACGCCGACAGTTCAACCACAGCCCACGCAGCCGGCACAGCCGAAGGCTGCCGCTATGCCCAAGGACGACGACTGGGATTTGCCTGAAGGCTTTGACAGCAAGAACGCCTTTGTGCCTATTGAAGCAGACTAATTTGTAAGAATTTGGCCGTTAACAGAACTTAGCGAAAGAAGAAAAAATGCGAATCAAAATCCTTAGTTTGTTATCAGCAAGTGCTTTTGCGCTGACGGCGTGCGTCGGCAATGCACCCTCTCCCGAAACAGAACCGACCAACGTTTCTGCTGCAGAACCTTCTGAACAAGAACCGTCCAGCATTCCGTCGAGCGATTCGTCGCTTCAACCGGAATCTAGCGAACAATCGGGTGTATATTTCAATTCGCAGGCACTCGATGACCACCGATTGGCTACCCCGGAAAATATTCCGACTGTCCCCGATTACAGCAGTTCTTCGAGCAATGGCCAAACAAGCGCCGCAATTTCCGACCCGTACACAGCAATTCCTGCTATTGTCCAAAGCATTTTTGATTACGCCAACACCTTGTACCAGGCAGGCTATACCGATTCCGCAAGCGCCTACCTGGAACGTTTCCGCGTCATCAAGCCCTTGTGGGAACAGTGGGAATCCAAGGCCGATTCCATGCTAAATGAATTCGGAAAGACTCGCGCCGAAAAGGCAAAAGCATTCGAGCCGATGGTATTCCAGATTCAGAACATGAACCGCGCCAATTCCGACTACGGTCTTGTGGCACAAACCGCAGACAGTTTGATTGCGCTAGCCCCGGGCGATTCCCTGACACAATGGGCCAAGGCACAAAAGAGCGTTGCCTACAAGAACACGCTCACAAAAGCAAAGAAGGAATACGCCACCATCAAGGATTTAGCGGACAACCAAGCGCAATTCGCTGAAGCCGAAAAGCAGGCTCTTACATTCCAGATGCGCTACCGCGACTTCGAAAACGACCTGCACATTCAGGCGCTCATCGACCACATTCGCGAACTGGCGCAGGCAAATGATGCAGCAGCCACCAAGTATTGGGAATCGCACGACCCGGCACAGGCTCTCGCCAAGGCAGACACGCTCTTGCAAAAGGAAAAGTTCAACGAAGCCAAGGAACTTTTGATGAAGCTGAGGGCAAGCAAGCTCCGCAAAGAAGCCAACGAGCTCTACACAAAGCTTGCAGATGCTTTCTGCACCAAACAGCGCAAGACAACAAGTCAAACTTTTGCCAAGGCACAAAAGCAAAAGGATGCCGCCAAGAAGAAAAAGTTGTTGCAAGACGCAATCGCACCGCTTGACAAATGCCTGACGGAATATCCGGACAATCCGCAAAAGCAGAAAGTCATTGAAAACAAGCAGTTCCTAGAGCAGGAATTAGGGAAATAAGCTACAGCTCTACCAGAATTCCCGCCTGCACGTAGGCGTAGCCTTTGCCGTCGTGGTCAAGGAACTGGTAGCCACCCATTACCATGATGGATGAGAAATCACCATTCTTGATATCAAGGCCACCTCCGGCACGCCAGAACATTTGGTGATTCGAGCCGCATAAATAGCCCCAGTCACCTGTAGCCACAGGCAAAACAGTGCTTCCGATAGGCAGGCGAACCCACACGCTACCCGATACCGGAATCAAGCTCACGTTATCGATTTCTTGATAACCCGTGCCAATACCGAAAAAGAGCATTTGATCAATCGGATACCAAAAGTGACCGAATATGTTCAAGTTGAACTTGCCCATTTCGCTCACATGATTGACGATGCCACCCTGCACATCCATGGTAAATGCACTTGCCGGCATAACGGCAAACGCTAAAGCCAACAGCAGGGATTTAAACGTCAAGTTCTTCATGAATGCCACACGGATTGGATTTTACTCACGTAAAATCAAATTATAAAATTTACTCGTCGCTGCGGGCTTCGCGAGCCCAACCGCCGCTCTTTTCGGGTTTGAACGCCATAAAGAAACCTTTAAGCATGGCGTAGTTCATCGAGAGGAAGTAGTAACCGCTCGGCACAATCTTGAAAGCCGCAACCAGCAAGGCAAGCGACATCGCGCCAAAGAAAATCTGGTAGAAGAGTCCGCTTGTAAGCAAGAGCGCGTTAGCGATATACAGCAAAATCAAAATGTGCGGAGAGAACCAGCGCAGAATCTTGTGCGAGAAGAACAAGTAGGCAAGCAGCGGGTGCAGCGGATTCAACAGCGGCAAATAAGAGAACAAGAAGTTAAAGTTCGCGCGGCCGATACGCACCTTACGGCGGAATTCACCGCTCGATTCCTTAGACGTCTGTTCAGTACCGATAGCGCTTGTCACGAACGTGCAGTAATAACCTTTTTCAAGCACCTTGGTTGTCACAAAGAAGTCATCCATGACGCTCTTCTTGATCGGCAGTTCCGTATACAAGTTGCGGCGGATTGCATAGAGGGCGCCGTTGCCACCAATCAGCATATCGAGCACGCCTTCGAACTTCTTGATTTCAGATTCCAAATCCCAGTAAGAACTTTCGCCGCGACCCAGCGTAGAGCCGCTCTTGTCCGACAGAATCAAGTGACCGCAGGCGCAACCGATTTTCTTGTCTTGGAACGGAATCACGAGCTTGCGCACCACATTCGGGAAAAACATCGTGTTCGCATCGCAAAAGAGCAAAATGTCATTTTTCGCAATCTTGTTCAAGCGATTCAGCATAGCGGCCTTGCCCGCATTCTTGGGAGCCTTGACCAG contains:
- a CDS encoding transglycosylase domain-containing protein, which translates into the protein MRHFSKLFKIVAAFALVGLICCIPAYIVVFKILPTQDPDNQFNRSTILQVLSGETRVYYNDGEELLGAFFDANHRVYVPYGDIPANIVNALIAAEDAGYWTHSGFSIYGFTRAMISNIKSGHMRQGGSTLTQQTVKNIFGREERSIKEKGKELINALRMEKHFSKEDILEFYLNQFHVSGTGKGVAIAAQYFFNKELKDLTLAECAFIAGSVKGPFNYDPFIQRNAERREKALARGKERLEYVLGRMVEENYISEEEMNEALAKPLEFNHGNFRFSVSTMLDRIEEKLDGEFFQKKFEAEGIEDWRKAQLSITTTVDARSQDAAKTALQANISGLQMQLGGFVLPKAQFANRAQTARKGDYLYGTVDSIMVDDQGGLKALTLNFGQLKGLVSEAAVKDFAKKAGGDVNKILAPQLKKGAILLVSVMDDKIVDGFAPCQIETEPVLQGALFAIQNGNVVASQGGFHNTGFDRSFKAVRQLGSSWKPILYALALKYHWNYLDMLENDFNVFQFTNQFYFPRPDHKNKGDVVSIAWSATRSENIASIWLLEHLLDKLSLEEFYDIAAVNDMARHEDEDTKKFFERLRDKYGLILKEDTKREIEFTKARDALAERYRLEGKDDKARDVLNLRYGTFNDVAVKQSKKDAKTLSFIKHNYKRYSEILRERQAQELDPTIELPPLDSVVLLNHFTLADMKRLSTMIEPVDSEVDYLDAEHLRYWPDYRRSLAFAEYARFAKEIGIHQKLQKVFSMPLGVNDITLAEISTAYQTLLTGKVFKCLDGDWTDPCFIKEIKNRDGKVIFRNKSESKVVLGDSITSQIAVMLHSVFTNGTARSQYTHITVTSPDKAITLRYPALGKTGTTNDYRNVAFLGALPTYVNEKNGIATDSVIAIGSYVGFDDNKPLKSGRTRIAGASGGLPQWADFAKKEINILGLPEKIDFLDISMLAAGEVPLVLPNERGQLTVDPMTGSIIAGGSAEQGRPLPWIEVPGFTPPQVHAAAAETAAAHGIMISLPMPTAAPAASTDSTNVAEATPSAPAEGATAEGATTPTVQPQPTQPAQPKAAAMPKDDDWDLPEGFDSKNAFVPIEAD
- a CDS encoding glycosyltransferase family 2 protein, which codes for MNEQFLFYVQVVFWAMLFLLVHGYLLFPMTLPFVSEIFKRRKAPEQGNVELPTVSILISAYNEEAVIERKIQNILEIDYPKDKLEVLIGDDGSADKTAEIVARYESQGITLVKAPKNAGKAAMLNRLNKIAKNDILLFCDANTMFFPNVVRKLVIPFQDKKIGCACGHLILSDKSGSTLGRGESSYWDLESEIKKFEGVLDMLIGGNGALYAIRRNLYTELPIKKSVMDDFFVTTKVLEKGYYCTFVTSAIGTEQTSKESSGEFRRKVRIGRANFNFLFSYLPLLNPLHPLLAYLFFSHKILRWFSPHILILLYIANALLLTSGLFYQIFFGAMSLALLVAAFKIVPSGYYFLSMNYAMLKGFFMAFKPEKSGGWAREARSDE
- a CDS encoding MMPL family transporter, with translation MNLINKFSSWYIPLICKHQYKALAFYLILALLCAIPILFKPGLKLDADLSHLLPEGTPSVKALEESYQRFGSTDQFMIAIQSDDVYLVAALQDSIREYIHKNWQGDFVSTQVDNENQFFMDNALLYLPIKHLERIRDNLEDLQLEIGRKNGPLVVDLLEASSADSASTEKKERVWFSADIPQELGLPDEAAGAFDSFFKKKNENASIDGKEWHKKKPVPVALRNRFIGCPPPDSTGKILFNGVVNAKLIKPSTDYEFVTHILARTDTLLAYFSNKTYPVPTRFSVEGTYEGLKEVDEVANDSIFSFAISLVLIIILTIFFFRSVKGPILVTASVLYACLPTLAFTALFYGKLNPFTVFVASIILGIGIDYAIHILGTSQKLMRTYATLEEVLEAAQRKMLKPFVLASFTTIAAFLTLLAAHFRGFYEFGVVASMGVLFSMLTSVLVLPVFIKCMGGIPKAPDNSLLPKSWDEAKILRFFKYAAFAGFALGIVSLWFAQDVDFEHNLRNLRRVSTEKTQVKKGIRTGVTRINNRSSSTPAAVMGSSSKQLDLLYDTLMVRLHVEHDSTLRSFLTLKTFVPPQDSQEKRLEVIEEIRDLVDARVFDRAEGDDSANVANLRKLASIEKTFTAEDIPGWALDLLREKDGSYGKIGFIYGDFPSWDAKALHRFQERYSHWNFDGEDLRTFSSQFILSDVIDLVKKDSFRLALVIILVIFGTLIISFRKPKLFLAGCVSFGMGIVLTLGLLGFLTDFFEFGKISIYNVIVIPMTLGIGIDATIHMITSWMSDKNLTLRQLMDTTGRNVMASSTTTIAGFVGFLFTTHRGLKGIGDLACLGIAMFLITSIIFSMYLCGSWLKKNKG
- a CDS encoding glycosyltransferase yields the protein MNLLFNLVAVQPIHSAKFHGGGSYGEVIFWALVKRGVQFSCAYDGKKYLDPMILDACKTQNIPLFDINEKLPQQIIDENQIDTFYTPLYSLEKKWDINVKDFVFTWHGVRALEMQYSWAGVGFAKKLGQKFEALVRYRESWKKHYYKPKYQDLAKRMAEGKARTITVSEHSRASIKSFFPELLDLEIPVFYSPMTAYEPEGFLPPGVAAKKYFLLTSGARWEKNNLRAAMAFDELVGMYQSQGKPFDFKMVITGAANPKAYLRHLKHKDRFVLLSYVENKELEFLHKNAYAFVFPSLNEGFGYPPVQSMRYGVPVAASGTTSIPEVCGDAVLYFDPYSVSEIKNRLVQLLDSKIYDEYAARAPKRYVEVHTRQIADLEETVNFILKV